TAGCTAAAAATGGTGAAATTGACGCTAATGGAGTTTGACTTAATTCGCCAAAAGGAGATTGAGCTAAAGCTTTTAGATTTGGATTTTTCCACACTATTAGCGCTATTAATAATGCTGGTTTTGACATTATGTCTGGCTTTTCGCTAATGCCTTATTACACAGATTATTTTGTGCAAATTTGCTTTATTACACTTTTTATCATTGGTGGTTTAGGTTATCCAGTTTTATTTGATTTAAAAGGGTATTTTTCACACAAAATTAAGCGTAAAAAATCAAGATATCATTTTACTTTATTTACTAAATTATCTCTTAGCGTATACTTTTTAGTCTTTTTATTTGGACTTGCAACTAGCTTAGGATTTGAACTTACTTCTACTAATATTGAAAGTATGTGAAATAAGCTTGATTCTAGCGGCCAAAATTATTTTTATGGAAATGTATTTAACCGTTTATTTGGAATTTTCTTCACTAGCTTTTCAACTCGTAGTGCTGGATTTTTCACAGTTCATCTTAAAGACTTTTCACTTGGTTCAACAATCACTTTTATGATTATGATGTTCATTGGTGCTTCGCCAGCATCAACAGGTGGTGGAGTAAGAACTACTACAATCGGTGTGTTTTTAATGTCAATTTTCAATATGGTTGTAGATAAACCAAGAGTTAGAATTTTCAAAAGAGCTATTAAAAAGATACAGTTGATATGTCAAGTAAAGTGCTTGGAATTGCCTTTATCATTGTAATTGTAGCCTGCTTTATTTGCTTTAGTTCATTTAGCGATTATGGTGGTAAAATCATTACATCAGCTTCGCAAGCTGATGTATCTAAAGTTCCTGTTTATGGAACTGAACATATTCTTTTGAAGTAGCTAGTGCCTTTGGAACTACTGGTTTAAGTAGCGGAATTACAGCAAGTTTAAATACAGCTTCCAAAATAACCATTTTAATTGTGATGTTTATTGGTCAATTTGGAATTTCTTCAACTTTATTAGTGTGAAAAAGAAAACGCAATAACCATCGAAGTTATGAATATGCTGAAGATGATGTTGCAATTGGATAGGAGAAAAAATGAAATTAAATATTCTAACGATATCTGTGTTATTGGGACAGGTCGTTTTGGTTCAGCTGTTATTGAACAACTTTTAAAAATGAACAAAAACATTTTACTTATCGACCGTGAAGAGGAAAAATGTTAAAACTTATAATAGCGAAGTTGATCACATCATCATTGCTGATGCAACTGATACTAGAGCTTTAAAAGGAGCTGGTGTTGACCAAGTTGAAACCGTGGTTGTTGCTGTTTCAGATAATATTGAAATTATTGCTGCTTTGAAAGAGCTTAGAGTAAAAAACATCATTGCTAGATCAAAAAGCAGAAACCACGCAAGGGTTCTT
This genomic window from Mycoplasmopsis gallinacea contains:
- a CDS encoding NAD-binding protein, with amino-acid sequence MDRRKNEIKYSNDICVIGTGRFGSAVIEQLLKMNKNILLIDREEEKC
- a CDS encoding potassium transporter TrkG; protein product: MSGFSLMPYYTDYFVQICFITLFIIGGLGYPVLFDLKGYFSHKIKRKKSRYHFTLFTKLSLSVYFLVFLFGLATSLGFELTSTNIESMWNKLDSSGQNYFYGNVFNRLFGIFFTSFSTRSAGFFTVHLKDFSLGSTITFMIMMFIGASPASTGGGVRTTTIGVFLMSIFNMVVDKPRVRIFKRAIKKIQLICQVKCLELPLSL